CTTTGACATAAAAGAAGACGTAGACATCATCGAAGAGATAATGAGGGTAAAAGGATACGAAAGCTTTAGCTCCGAGGTTCTATCCATCCCATGTGTACCAAAGAAGAGCAGCAGGGATGTAGCGTCCTTTTTGGCAGCCCGTGGTTGTATTCAGGTGATAAACTTCTCCTTTGAGGATGAAGAACTCTACGATCTAATGGGTCTTGAAAGACCGCAAGTAAAGGTAGTAAACCCACTTACTAAAAGTCAAAGCCTCATGAGAACTTCTCTACTTCCAGGCCTTATAAGGACTGCACTCCTCAACCAGAACAGACACAACTACGACATGTGCATCTTTGAGGTAGGAAAAGTCTACACACAGGAAGGAGAAGAAGAAAGAGTAGGTATCCTTATGACAGGTTTAAGAAAACTCTATCCAAAGGAAGAGTATGATGCGTACAAGCTTCTGTCTTTAGTAGAAGACCTTCTTAGGCATCTGAGGGTAGACTTCAATGTAGGTGAAGGACAGCTTGGCTTTTTACACCCTTACGTCCAAACAACCTTAAAGCACAAGGATAAAAGTATAGGATTTTTGGGAGAGCTTCATCCAAGCATAAGGCAACGTTTAGAGCTCAGGGGAAGAGTATTTGTGGCTGAGCTTTCCCTCGCAGATTTAGAATCTTACGTTCCTAGCTACAAAGAGCTGTCCAAGTTCCCGCCAGTCATAAGGGATATAGCCCTAGTTGTAGACAGGAACCTACCGGTGGATAGATTATTATTAAGAATATCTGAGTTGAGTAACTGGGTGGAAGACGTGAAAGTTTTTGATGTTTACACGGACAGTAGGATCGGGGAAGGCAAGAAAAGCATCAGCATCAGGATAGTGCTGAGAAGTAAGGAAGGTAGTATATCTGATGAAGAGGCTAATGCCTTTATGGAAAAGCTTATAAGTACCCTGAAGAAGGAGTTTGGTGCCGAGCTTAGAGGATAGCCTGCCCTGTTCGTGGTAGGAAGGTTTAGATTGGGGTCCACATGGTGAGGCTATAGGGAGCCCGGGCTCCAGGAGAGCCTCAGCGTAGGCATCCTGGGAGGGCACCCACCTGTATTGGTTTGGGGCCCACCGAAGGCCTTCTTACCACGGCAAGGGTGGGTTTTTCTTGCCTTCCCCTCCTGCAAAAGGAGGTGGAAGATGTCTCTTTCAGAAAAGAAGAGTATACGTAGCTTATTACTTGAGAAGAGGAAGTCTCTTGATAAAGACCTATACAGCTACCTGTCTGCAAAGGTAGTTGACAACTGCCTTAGGTTTATTGAAACAAAAAGGCCGCGGACTGTACTTCTATTCTGGCCAATAGCAGGTGAGCCTGACATAAGACCTCTCTTTGATCACCTCTTACAGAGAGAAGATCTTACACTTACCCTTCCTAAGGTGGAAGATGATGACCTTTCCCTGTACGCCATTAAAAGCTTAGAAGACCTGCAGGTAGGCAAGTATAAAGTAATGGAGCCAATAAACGGTCTTAGGATAGAACCACAGCAGGTGGATCTGGCTTTTGTTCCTGGCCTGGCCTTTGACCTTAAGGGTTACAGACTGGGCTTTGGGAAGGGTTTTTACGACAAGCTCCTTCCACGCATAAGGGGGGAAAAGGTAGGTGTCTGTTTTAGCTTCCAGGTATTGGAGGAGCTCCCAAGGGACACTTGGGACGTACCCGTTGACTACATACTCACAGAAGACTACATAAAGGAGGTAGAGAGATGATGGTTGAGATATTTTTACTTATGTCTTCAGCAATCATGGCATCTATAGGCGTTTACTTCTTTGTAAAGACAAAGAATGCTCAAAAAGAACAAAAAGCAGAATTAGAACGCCTTAAGATTGAGACTGATCAACTTCTTCTCAAAGCCAAGCAGGAAGCACAGGCAGAGTACGAACGCATAATAGAAAAGGCAAGGGAAGAAGCCCGTGCACTGCTAAACAACGCTCAGACTGAATACACTCAAATACTGGAAAGGGCAAGAAAAGAAGCTGAAGCTTACGAAAAGGAGAAGAAAGAAGAGTTAAGACAAAAAGAATTACAACTAGAAAGACGCCTTGAAGCTCTAGAAAGAAGAGAAGAAGAACTTTTCAAAAGGGAGAAGGATATACGTGAAAAGGAAAGGAGTTTAGAAGAGTTCTACAAGAGTATAAGAGAGAAGGAAAAGGAAATAGAAGAAAGGCTTAAGGAGGTAGAAGAGCTACGAAGCAGGGAACTACTTGAACTACAAAGGATAGCCTCCCTTACCTTCGAAGAGGCGAGAAGAGAGGTGCTAAAGAAAGCAGAGGAAGAAGCCAGAATATCAGCCATAAAACTTGCCAAGGCCATAGAAGAGGAGTATGTGCAAAAGGCCGAGTATGAGGCCAAGAAGATAATAGCTTCGGCTGTTCAGAGAATAGCACCGGAGATAGCCATAAACTACACCACCACTACTGTAGATTTACCCTCCAATGAGTTTAAAGGTAGGATAATAGGTAGAGAGGGTAGGAATATAAGGACCTTTGAACTCCTAACCGGAGTGGACCTCATAATAGACGACACTCCAGACGTGGTCACCATATCTTCCTTTGATCCATTAAGAAGAGAAATAGCAAAAGAGGCCCTTCAAAGGCTCATAGAGGACGGAAGGATACATCCAGCACGTATAGAAGAAGTAGTGGAAGAGGTAAAAAAGGAAATGGACGAGAAGATAAGGAAAATTGGTGAGGAGACATGTACAGAGCTTGGCTTGTATGACATAAACCCTGGGCTTTACTACTACATAGGAAAACTGTACTTCAGAACAAGCTATTCTCAGAACGTACTCTTACACTCAAAAGAAGTGGCTTATCTAGCCGGACTCATGGCCGAGGAGCTAGGACTAGATGCCAAGATGGCTAGAAGAGCCGGGCTTCTCCACGATATAGGAAAATCCATATCTCATGAGCTCGGTGGTTCACACACAGACATAGGGGTTGAACTGTGTAAAAAGTACGGCGAACCAGACCTGGTCATAAACGCTATAAGGGCACACCACAACGAAGAACCCGTAAGGTATCCCGAAGTAGCCTTGGTATGTGCCGCCGATGCACTGTCTGCAGCAAGACCAGGAGCTAGAAGGGAAAGCCTAGAAGCTTACTTAAAGAGACTTGAAAAGCTAGAAAGCATCATAAAGTCTTTCCCAGGAGTACAGAACGCTTATGCCGTTCAAGCTGGTAGAGAAGTAAGGGTCATAGTAAACCCCGATGAAATCTCAGACGAAGAAGCCTACGTGCTTTCCAAAAACATAGCTAGAAAGATAGAAGAAGAGCTAGACTTTCCAGGACAGATAAAAGTCGTGGTCATAAGGGAGAAGAGGTTTGTAGAACATGCAAAATGAAGAACTCACCCCTATGCTTCTTCAGTACCACTCCTTAAAAAGGGAGTATGAAGATTGTCTCCTCTTCTTCCGCCTTGGTGACTTTTATGAGCTTTTCTACGAAGATGCCATCATAGGCTCAAGGGAACTTGGTATAGTACTCACCTCCAGACCAGTGGGTAAAGGTAAAGAAAAGATCCCCATGTGCGGCGTACCCTATCACTCCTTCAGCTCCTATGTGTCAAGGCTTGTAAGCAGAGGTTATAAGGTGGCCATATGCGAACAACTGGAAGACTCTTCACAGGCAAAGGGCTTAGTAAAAAGAGACGTCGTAAGGGTAATAACTCCTGGAACATACTTTGAAAAGGAAGAACATTCAGGTCTAGCAAGCATCTATAAGCTAAAGGACAGATACTACTGTGCTTATCTCAACCCCTACACGGGAGAGTTTTTTGGTTTTTGTGGCGATAAAAAGCAAGTAGAAGAGTTTATGCTTAAGCTCTCACCCAAGGAAGTTCTAACACCAAAAGGTCTAAGCATAGACTTAAACCTTAAGGCTTACATCACATCCATACCTGAAGAGGACTTTATTGAAGGTAAGAAAGTTATACTAGAAAAGTGGCAAGCTTATCATCACAAGGCCTTTGGTTTTGAAGACGAAGGATGCCTGTATGCCTGTGGTGGTGTTTACATCTATCTGAAGAGAACTCAAAAGAACTTTCTCCCATACGTTCAAAGACCAAAACCCTATAGAATGCAAACTTACCTGCGCATAGATCACAGGGCAAGAGTAGGCCTTGAACTCACAGAAAGTTACGAAGGTCACAAGGAACACTCTCTCTTTGGTATCCTTGACAGAACCATAACCCCCATGGGAAGAAGACTTCTCAAGTTCAACATACTACATCCTTACAGCAGCTTGGATGCTATACTCAAAGTCCAGGATGCTGTTGAAGAGCTGATCCAAAAAAGACACGTGCTTAAGACGTTAAGGGAACTCCTGGATGGCATACACGACCTTGAAAAGCTTGTATCACGCATAAGCGGTAATATGGCAACACCCAGAGACCTTGTACATCTCAAAAAAGCCCTCTACTCAGTCTATCAGATAAAGGACCTAGTAGATAGAGAGTTAAGCTCAGAGTTCTTCAAGGAGCTATACTTTGCAGACACGCTCCATTTAGCCCAAGAGATAGACAGGGTACTCGTTGATGACCCACCCTTGCACGTAAAAGAGGGGGGGCTCATAAAAGACGGTGTTAGTAAGGAACTTGATGAACTAAAGTCAGTAAGGGACAACTCAGAAAGTATCCTAAAAGAGTACGAAGAAGAACTAAGAACCTTAACAGGCATAGGAAGCCTAAAGATAGGCTACAACAAGGTAATGGGTTATTACATAGAGGTTACAAAGCCAAACCTCAAGTTTGTACCTTCGTACTTTAAGCGCAGGCAAACCTTAAGCAACGCCGAAAGGTTCACAACAGACAAACTTATAGAGTTAGAAGAAAAGATAATGGCAAGTCAAAAGAAGATAGAGCTTATTGAGTACGAACTCTATTCACAACTGAAGGCCCATATCCTATCCTACATAGAAGACATAGCAAAAAACGCGAAAGCTATAGCCCAGCTTGATTACGTTCAATCCTTAGCTACCATAGCCATAGAAAAGGATTGGACTAAGCCAAGAATGGTTGAAGAAAAGGTCATACATATAGAAGGCGGAAGACATCCGGTCATAGAAAGCTTCGTTAGGGATTACGTACCCAACGATACACACATGGATGAAGAGAGTTTTATGATGGTCATAACAGGTCCCAACATGGCAGGGAAGTCTAGCTACATAAGGCAGGTGGCCCTTATCACCATATTGGCCCATATGGGTTCTTTTGTACCTGCCAAAAGTGCTACCATAGGTCTGGTGAG
The DNA window shown above is from Thermocrinis minervae and carries:
- a CDS encoding 5-formyltetrahydrofolate cyclo-ligase; amino-acid sequence: MSLSEKKSIRSLLLEKRKSLDKDLYSYLSAKVVDNCLRFIETKRPRTVLLFWPIAGEPDIRPLFDHLLQREDLTLTLPKVEDDDLSLYAIKSLEDLQVGKYKVMEPINGLRIEPQQVDLAFVPGLAFDLKGYRLGFGKGFYDKLLPRIRGEKVGVCFSFQVLEELPRDTWDVPVDYILTEDYIKEVER
- the rny gene encoding ribonuclease Y; this translates as MMVEIFLLMSSAIMASIGVYFFVKTKNAQKEQKAELERLKIETDQLLLKAKQEAQAEYERIIEKAREEARALLNNAQTEYTQILERARKEAEAYEKEKKEELRQKELQLERRLEALERREEELFKREKDIREKERSLEEFYKSIREKEKEIEERLKEVEELRSRELLELQRIASLTFEEARREVLKKAEEEARISAIKLAKAIEEEYVQKAEYEAKKIIASAVQRIAPEIAINYTTTTVDLPSNEFKGRIIGREGRNIRTFELLTGVDLIIDDTPDVVTISSFDPLRREIAKEALQRLIEDGRIHPARIEEVVEEVKKEMDEKIRKIGEETCTELGLYDINPGLYYYIGKLYFRTSYSQNVLLHSKEVAYLAGLMAEELGLDAKMARRAGLLHDIGKSISHELGGSHTDIGVELCKKYGEPDLVINAIRAHHNEEPVRYPEVALVCAADALSAARPGARRESLEAYLKRLEKLESIIKSFPGVQNAYAVQAGREVRVIVNPDEISDEEAYVLSKNIARKIEEELDFPGQIKVVVIREKRFVEHAK
- the mutS gene encoding DNA mismatch repair protein MutS; this translates as MQNEELTPMLLQYHSLKREYEDCLLFFRLGDFYELFYEDAIIGSRELGIVLTSRPVGKGKEKIPMCGVPYHSFSSYVSRLVSRGYKVAICEQLEDSSQAKGLVKRDVVRVITPGTYFEKEEHSGLASIYKLKDRYYCAYLNPYTGEFFGFCGDKKQVEEFMLKLSPKEVLTPKGLSIDLNLKAYITSIPEEDFIEGKKVILEKWQAYHHKAFGFEDEGCLYACGGVYIYLKRTQKNFLPYVQRPKPYRMQTYLRIDHRARVGLELTESYEGHKEHSLFGILDRTITPMGRRLLKFNILHPYSSLDAILKVQDAVEELIQKRHVLKTLRELLDGIHDLEKLVSRISGNMATPRDLVHLKKALYSVYQIKDLVDRELSSEFFKELYFADTLHLAQEIDRVLVDDPPLHVKEGGLIKDGVSKELDELKSVRDNSESILKEYEEELRTLTGIGSLKIGYNKVMGYYIEVTKPNLKFVPSYFKRRQTLSNAERFTTDKLIELEEKIMASQKKIELIEYELYSQLKAHILSYIEDIAKNAKAIAQLDYVQSLATIAIEKDWTKPRMVEEKVIHIEGGRHPVIESFVRDYVPNDTHMDEESFMMVITGPNMAGKSSYIRQVALITILAHMGSFVPAKSATIGLVSSVHTRIGSGDMLALGVSTFMNEMLDVASMLNTADERSLLILDELGRGTSTYDGIAISKAILEYIHDKLKARTLVATHYTELTELEGKLKGLKNYHMAAIQEDKDVRFLYVLKRGPSNGSLGVYIAQMAGLPEEIVSKAHQYYSMLATKSEVPTLEEVYQKSIQMEQVEKLQRIAEKLKSVDVANLTPLQALLLLAQLKEELLIDKEHYLL